A genomic window from Phoenix dactylifera cultivar Barhee BC4 chromosome 7, palm_55x_up_171113_PBpolish2nd_filt_p, whole genome shotgun sequence includes:
- the LOC103710627 gene encoding TBC domain-containing protein C1952.17c-like isoform X2 gives MAHKGIPDWLNSSIWSSNPTSYSGDRFRVPSPKASTETLKPEAPIRAPVPEAPPTRRSPQRPPRPQPAETQKPEAAPPAGDPSPSSRFSPEEVSRQSQLLDELSKKVINIEEVRRLASQGIPDGAGIRSMVWKLLLCYLPNDHGLWAQELEKKRSQYEAFKDEFLVNPSEVTRRLEESAGPKYEESEGGNSGLLSRSEITHGEHPLSLGRTSVWNQFFQDTEIIEQIDRDVRRTHPDMHFFSGDSSFAKSNQEALRRILIIFAKLNPGIRYVQGMNEVLAPLLYVFRNDPDENNAVCAEADAFFCFVELLSEFRDNFCQKLDNSVVGIRATITKLSELLKKHDGELWRHLEITTKLLPAMNSTQGTSQRFMIFDGFKGSNCKLNAEKIIVKP, from the exons ATGGCGCACAAGGGAATACCAGACTGGCTTAATAGCTCGATCTGGTCCTCGAATCCCACCTCGTATTCCGGCGATCGTTTCCGCGTGCCCTCCCCCAAGGCCTCGACCGAAACCCTAAAGCCCGAGGCCCCAATCCGAGCTCCGGTCCCTGAGGCCCCACCTACTCGCCGATCTCCGCAGCGGCCGCCGCGTCCGCAGCCGGCGGAGACCCAGAAGCCGGAGGCGGCGCCCCCGGCCGGCGACCCGAGCCCCTCCTCGCGATTCTCGCCGGAAGAGGTCTCCCGCCAGTCCCAGCTCCTGGACGAG CTATCGAAGAAGGTTATAAATATTGAAGAAGTGCGGAGATTGGCTTCGCAAGGTATTCCGGATGGGGCTGGGATTCGTTCGATGGTTTGGAAG CTTCTCTTGTGTTATTTGCCGAATGATCATGGATTATGGGCACAAGAGTTGGAGAAGAAGCGGTCGCAGTATGAGGCTTTTAAAGATGAGTTTTTAGTGAATCCT TCAGAAGTGACAAGGAGGTTGGAGGAATCTGCTGGCCCCAAATATGAAGAATCGGAAGGTGGAAATAGTGGTTTGCTCTCGAGATCAGAGATAACTCATGGAGAGCACCCGCTGAGCCTTGGAAGAACTAGTGTCTGGAATCAATTTTTCCAG GATACAGAGATTATAGAGCAGATTGATCGAGATGTAAGGCGTACTCATCCTGACATGCACTTTTTCTCTGGGGACTCATCTTTTGCAAAGTCTAATCAG GAAGCCTTAAGGCGCATACTTATCATCTTTGCAAAGTTAAATCCAGGAATAAGATATGTACAAGGGATGAATGAAGTTTTGGCACCTCTTTTGTATGTCTTTCGGAATGATCCAGATGAGAATAATGCT GTCTGTGCTGAAGCAGATGCATTCTTTTGTTTTGTTGAGTTATTAAGCGAATTCAGGGACAATTTCTGCCAGAAACTTGACAATAGCGTTGTTGGAATTCGTGCTACAATTACTAAATTGTCAGAGCTTCTAAAGAAACATGATGGAGAGCTTTGGCGTCATTTGGAGATCACAACAAAA cttttaccAGCAATGAACAGCACCCAAGGTACATCCCAGAGATTTATGATATTTGATGGATTTAAAGGATCAAACTGCAAGTTGAATGCGGAAAAGATCATTGTAAAGCCATAA
- the LOC103710589 gene encoding actin-related protein 2/3 complex subunit 4 isoform X1, producing MANTLRLYLTCIRNTLEAAMCLQNFPCQEVERHNKPEVELKTSPELLLNPVLICRNEAEKCLIETSINSIRISMKVKQADELENILAKKFLRFLSMRAEAFQVLRRKPVQGYDISFLITNYHCEDMHKHKLIDFIVQFMEDIDKEISELKLSVNTRGRLVATEFLKQFI from the exons ATG GCGAACACGCTTCGATTGTATCTGACGTGCATCCGGAACACCCTGGAGGCTGCAATGTGCCTGCAG AATTTCCCTTGTCAAGAAGTTGAAAGACACAACAAGCCAGAGGTTGAACTAAA GACAAGCCCAGAACTTTTGTTGAATCCG GTCTTGATATGTCGTAATGAGGCTGAAAAGTGTTTGATAGAGACATCCATCAATTCTATTCGTATAAGCATGAAG GTAAAGCAGGCGGATGAGCTTGAGAACATACTTGCCAAGAAATTCCTTAGATTTTTATCAATGAGGGCAGAGGCATTCCAAGTTTTGAGAAGAAAGCCAGTGCAG GGTTATGATATTAGTTTTCTTATAACAAACTATCATTGCGAGGATATGCACAAGCATAAACTAATAGATTTCATTGTGCAATTTATGGAg GACATTGACAAGGAAATCAGTGAGTTGAAACTATCAGTAAACACACGAGGACGTCTGGTGGCAACAGAGTTTCTGAAGCAATTCATTTGA
- the LOC103710588 gene encoding probable sucrose-phosphate synthase 2, producing the protein MAGNEWINGYLEAILDSGASAITDEQRGSSPVSVRDTGHFNPTTYFVEEVVTGVDETDLHRTWIKVVATRNSRERSSRLENMCWRIWHLARKKKQLEWEDVQRMANRRWERELGRRDATEDMSEDLSEGEKGDTVGEMVQSETPKKKLQRNISDIQVWSDDNKGKKQYIVLISLHGLVRGENMELGRDSDTGGQVKYVVELARALSMMPGVYRVDLFTRQITSPDVDWSYGEPTEMLSSGQYDADGNDVGESAGAYIIRIPCGPRDKYLRKELLWPHLQEFVDGALAHILNMSRVLGEQIGGGQPAWPYVIHGHYADAGDVAVLLSGALNVPMVLTGHSLGRNKLEQLLKQGRQSKEDINATYKIMRRIEAEELSLDAAELVITSTRQEIDEQWGLYDGFDVKLERVLRARARRGVNCHGRYMPRMVVIPPGMDFSSVVVQEDTTDAEGDLKELIGSEGTSPRAVPPIWSEVMRFLTNPHKPMILALSRPDPKKNITTLVKAFGECRPLRELANLTLIMGNRDDIDEMSGGNASVLTTVLKLIDKYDLYGLVAFPKHHKQSDVPEIYRLAAKTKGVFINPALVEPFGLTLIEAAAHGLPMVATKNGGPVDINRALNNGLLVDPHDQKAIADALLKLVADKNLWHECRKNGWRNIHLFSWPEHCRTYLTRVAACRMRHPQWQTDTPTDDMVVEESLGDSLKDVQESSLRLSVDGEKSSLNGSLEHNQAELEKVAEGKGDTELQDQVKKIMSKIKKQVPEPQATGGAKKQTEASGQTINKYPLLRRRRRLFMIALDSYDNKGAPDKKMLQVIQEVFRAIRSDSQMSRISGFALSTAMPISETLELLKSGKIPATDFDALICSSGSEVYYPGTSQCIDANGKLCADPDYATHIEYRWGYDGVKTTLAKLMASQDGRGDSKPQNSSSNIEEDVKSSNPHCVSFFIKDSTKAKPVNDLRRKLRMRGLRCHLMYCRNLTRLQVIPLLASRSQALRYLFVRWGLDVVNMYVIVGERGDTDHEELISGSHKTVMMKGVVEKGSEELLRTAESYQKEDIVPGESPLIVYTNNGIYSEEIMKALKEASKAASGL; encoded by the exons ATGGCTGGGAATGAATGGATCAATGGGTATTTGGAGGCGATACTGGACAGCGGGGCGTCGGCGATCACCGACGAGCAGCGGGGGTCGTCGCCGGTGAGCGTGAGGGACACAGGCCACTTCAATCCGACCACGTACTTCGTGGAGGAGGTGGTGACCGGGGTCGATGAGACCGACCTCCACCGGACGTGGATCAAGGTGGTCGCCACCCGGAACAGCCGGGAGCGGAGCTCGCGGCTCGAGAACATGTGCTGGCGAATCTGGCATCTCGCACGCAAGAAGAAGCAG TTGGAATGGGAAGATGTTCAAAGGATGGCAAACCGGAGGTGGGAGCGGGAGCTGGGCCGGAGGGATGCCACCGAGGACATGTCAGAAGATCTTTCTGAAGGAGAGAAGGGAGACACTGTAGGAGAAATGGTGCAGAGTGagacaccaaaaaaaaagttacagAGAAATATCTCTGACATCCAGGTCTGGTCTGATGATAACAAGGGGAAGAAACAATACATTGTGCTCATCAG CTTGCATGGCCTGGTCCGTGGGGAAAACATGGAACTTGGCCGAGATTCAGATACAGGTGGTCAG GTAAAATATGTAGTGGAACTTGCTCGGGCACTTTCTATGATGCCAGGGGTGTACAGGGTAGATCTCTTTACTCGTCAGATAACATCCCCTGATGTGGATTGGAGCTATGGAGAACCAACAGAGATGTTAAGCTCAGGGCAATATGATGCAGATGGCAATGATGTTGGTGAGAGTGCTGGAGCTTATATCATACGAATACCTTGCGGTCCAAGGGATAAATATCTGCGGAAAGAGTTGCTCTGGCCTCATCTCCAAGAGTTCGTAGATGGAGCTCTAGCTCACATCCTCAATATGTCAAGGGTGTTGGGTGAACAGATTGGTGGGGGGCAGCCTGCATGGCCTTACGTGATTCATGGACACTATgctgatgcaggagatgttGCTGTCCTTCTTTCAGGTGCATTGAACGTACCGATGGTTCTCACAGGCCACTCGCTCGGGAGGAACAAATTGGagcagcttcttaaacaagGACGCCAATCTAAGGAAGATATCAATGCGACATACAAGATAATGCGGCGTATAGAAGCTGAGGAATTGTCTTTAGATGCTGCAGAACTTGTCATCACGAGCACGAGACAAGAAATCGATGAACAGTGGGGTTTGTATGATGGTTTCGATGTCAAGCTTGAGAGGGTATTAAGAGCCCGAGCTAGACGGGGGGTCAACTGCCATGGCCGctatatgccaaggatggtg GTTATTCCTCCTGGTATGGATTTCAGTAGTGTTGTAGTTCAGGAAGACACAACTGATGCTGAAGGAGATTTAAAAGAACTTATTGGTTCAGAAGGAACTTCACCTAGAGCAGTCCCACCTATATGGTCTGAG GTGATGCGTTTCCTCACAAATCCTCACAAGCCAATGATCCTGGCTCTATCAAGACCAGATCCAAAAAAGAATATCACTACCCTTGTGAAAGCCTTTGGAGAATGCCGTCCATTGAGAGAGCTTGCCAATCTT ACATTGATAATGGGAAACAGGGATGACATAGATGAGATGTCTGGTGGCAATGCTAGTGTCCTCACAACAGTTTTGAAGCTGATTGATAAGTATGATCTGTATGGACTTGTTGCTTTCCCCAAGCATCATAAGCAGTCAGATGTTCCAGAGATATACAGGCTTGCAGCAAAAACAAAA GGAGTCTTTATAAATCCTGCTCTGGTTGAGCCTTTTGGACTGACTCTAATTGAG GCAGCTGCACATGGGCTTCCAATGGTGGCAACCAAAAATGGAGGTCCTGTCGATATTAATCGG GCACTGAACAATGGCTTGCTCGTAGACCCGCATGACCAGAAAGCCATAGCTGATGCATTACTAAAGCTAGTTGCAGACAAGAACCTGTGGCATGAATGCAGGAAAAATGGGTGGCGGAATATTCATCTCTTTTCATGGCCCGAACACTGCAGGACATACCTTACAAGAGTAGCTGCATGTAGGATGAGGCATCCACAATGGCAGACAGACACTCCAACGGATGATATGGTTGTCGAGGAATCACTTGGAGACTCCCTCAAGGATGTACAAGAGTCATCTCTCAGGCTATCTGTAGATGGAGAGAAAAGCTCCCTTAATGGCTCCTTGGAGCACAACCAGGCTGAGTTAGAGAAAGTGGCTGAAGGAAAGGGTGACACTGAGTTACAAGATCAAGTGAAGAAAATTATGAGCAAGATCAAGAAACAGGTGCCTGAACCACAGGCTACTGGCGGCGCTAAGAAACAAACCGAGGCTTCAGGACAGACAATTAACAAGTATCCTCTACTTCGAAGGCGTCGGAGACTATTCATGATAGCTCTTGACTCCTATGATAACAAAGGAGCTCCTGATAAGAAGATGTTGCAGGTGATACAAGAGGTCTTCAGGGCTATTCGATCAGATTCTCAGATGTCGAGGATCTCAGGATTTGCTCTCTCAACCGCTATGCCCATTTCTGAGACATTAGAGTTATTGAAGTCAGGGAAGATCCCTGCTACTGATTTTGATGCTCTGATCTGTAGCAGTGGAAGTGAGGTCTACTACCCAGGTACTTCTCAATGCATAGATGCGAATGGCAAGTTATGCGCAGATCCGGACTATGCCACCCACATCGAGTACCGTTGGGGTTATGATGGTGTAAAGACAACTTTAGCAAAACTAATGGCTTCTCAGGATGGTCGAGGTGATAGCAAACCTCAGAATTCTTCAAGCAATATAGAGGAAGATGTGAAGTCAAGCAATCCTCACTGTGTCTCTTTCTTCATAAAGGATTCAACCAAG GCAAAGCCAGTCAATGATCTACGTCGGAAGCTCAGGATGCGAGGACTGCGATGCCATCTCATGTATTGCAGGAACTTGACAAGGTTGCAAGTTATTCCTCTCCTGGCATCTCGGTCTCAAGCCCTCAG GTACCTATTTGTCCGCTGGGGTTTGGACGTTGTGAACATGTATGTGATTGTTGGAGAGAGAGGTGATACCGATCACGAGGAGCTCATATCGGGATCTCACAAGACAGTTATGATGAAGGGGGTTGTGGAGAAAGGTTCAGAAGAGCTACTCAGAACAGCAGAGAGCTACCAGAAGGAAGACATTGTTCCCGGTGAGAGTCCCCTTATTGTCTATACCAACAATGGAATTTATTCAGAGGAGATCATGAAGGCACTGAAAGAAGCATCAAAGGCTGCTTCGGGGTTGTAA
- the LOC113462952 gene encoding uncharacterized protein LOC113462952: MLPYQMLASTGFRMRAGIMLEESATQKDVGYKSSRVRQRKRQKDNTRIRTLLLQKGKLCVGPNLAQKEATVLTGMAIMHMEMEMASGLLHDGEFLLVDVTAVLF, from the exons ATGCTTCCTTATCAAATGTTAGCATCTACAGGATTCAGGATGAGAGCAGGTATAATGCTGGAAGAGTCGGCCACTCAAAAGGATGTTGGTTACAAAAGTTCCAG AGTGCGACAGAGGAAGAGGCAAAAGGACAATACCAG GATCAGAACTTTACTGCTTCAGAAAGGGAAGCTATGTGTGGGTCCAAACCTAGCACAAAAGGAAGCAACAGTATTAACAGGAATGGCTATCATGCACATGGAAATGGAAATGGCTTCAGGACTCCTACATGATGGCGAGTTTTTGTTAGTAGATGTAACTGCTGTCCTTTTCTGA
- the LOC103710627 gene encoding TBC1 domain family member 13-like isoform X1, which translates to MAHKGIPDWLNSSIWSSNPTSYSGDRFRVPSPKASTETLKPEAPIRAPVPEAPPTRRSPQRPPRPQPAETQKPEAAPPAGDPSPSSRFSPEEVSRQSQLLDELSKKVINIEEVRRLASQGIPDGAGIRSMVWKLLLCYLPNDHGLWAQELEKKRSQYEAFKDEFLVNPSEVTRRLEESAGPKYEESEGGNSGLLSRSEITHGEHPLSLGRTSVWNQFFQDTEIIEQIDRDVRRTHPDMHFFSGDSSFAKSNQEALRRILIIFAKLNPGIRYVQGMNEVLAPLLYVFRNDPDENNAVCAEADAFFCFVELLSEFRDNFCQKLDNSVVGIRATITKLSELLKKHDGELWRHLEITTKVNPQFYAFRWITLLLTQEFNFADSLHIWDTLLSDAEGPQETLLRICCAMLILVRRRLLAGDFTSNLKLLQKYPSTNISHLLYVANKLRGPSAG; encoded by the exons ATGGCGCACAAGGGAATACCAGACTGGCTTAATAGCTCGATCTGGTCCTCGAATCCCACCTCGTATTCCGGCGATCGTTTCCGCGTGCCCTCCCCCAAGGCCTCGACCGAAACCCTAAAGCCCGAGGCCCCAATCCGAGCTCCGGTCCCTGAGGCCCCACCTACTCGCCGATCTCCGCAGCGGCCGCCGCGTCCGCAGCCGGCGGAGACCCAGAAGCCGGAGGCGGCGCCCCCGGCCGGCGACCCGAGCCCCTCCTCGCGATTCTCGCCGGAAGAGGTCTCCCGCCAGTCCCAGCTCCTGGACGAG CTATCGAAGAAGGTTATAAATATTGAAGAAGTGCGGAGATTGGCTTCGCAAGGTATTCCGGATGGGGCTGGGATTCGTTCGATGGTTTGGAAG CTTCTCTTGTGTTATTTGCCGAATGATCATGGATTATGGGCACAAGAGTTGGAGAAGAAGCGGTCGCAGTATGAGGCTTTTAAAGATGAGTTTTTAGTGAATCCT TCAGAAGTGACAAGGAGGTTGGAGGAATCTGCTGGCCCCAAATATGAAGAATCGGAAGGTGGAAATAGTGGTTTGCTCTCGAGATCAGAGATAACTCATGGAGAGCACCCGCTGAGCCTTGGAAGAACTAGTGTCTGGAATCAATTTTTCCAG GATACAGAGATTATAGAGCAGATTGATCGAGATGTAAGGCGTACTCATCCTGACATGCACTTTTTCTCTGGGGACTCATCTTTTGCAAAGTCTAATCAG GAAGCCTTAAGGCGCATACTTATCATCTTTGCAAAGTTAAATCCAGGAATAAGATATGTACAAGGGATGAATGAAGTTTTGGCACCTCTTTTGTATGTCTTTCGGAATGATCCAGATGAGAATAATGCT GTCTGTGCTGAAGCAGATGCATTCTTTTGTTTTGTTGAGTTATTAAGCGAATTCAGGGACAATTTCTGCCAGAAACTTGACAATAGCGTTGTTGGAATTCGTGCTACAATTACTAAATTGTCAGAGCTTCTAAAGAAACATGATGGAGAGCTTTGGCGTCATTTGGAGATCACAACAAAA gtcaatccccaattctATGCATTTAGGTGGATTACTCTACTATTGACACAAGAATTCAATTTTGCTGATAGCCTTCACATCTGGGACACACTATTAAGCGATGCTGAAGGCCCTCAG GAAACATTACTTCGAATATGCTGTGCCATGCTGATCCTGGTTAGAAGACGTCTCTTGGCAGGAGACTTCACTTCCAATCTCAAACTATTGCAGAAATATCCATCTACAAACATCAGTCATCTCCTCTATGTTGCTAACAAGTTGCGTGGTCCATCGGCTGGTTAA
- the LOC103710589 gene encoding actin-related protein 2/3 complex subunit 4 isoform X2, translating to MCLQNFPCQEVERHNKPEVELKTSPELLLNPVLICRNEAEKCLIETSINSIRISMKVKQADELENILAKKFLRFLSMRAEAFQVLRRKPVQGYDISFLITNYHCEDMHKHKLIDFIVQFMEDIDKEISELKLSVNTRGRLVATEFLKQFI from the exons ATGTGCCTGCAG AATTTCCCTTGTCAAGAAGTTGAAAGACACAACAAGCCAGAGGTTGAACTAAA GACAAGCCCAGAACTTTTGTTGAATCCG GTCTTGATATGTCGTAATGAGGCTGAAAAGTGTTTGATAGAGACATCCATCAATTCTATTCGTATAAGCATGAAG GTAAAGCAGGCGGATGAGCTTGAGAACATACTTGCCAAGAAATTCCTTAGATTTTTATCAATGAGGGCAGAGGCATTCCAAGTTTTGAGAAGAAAGCCAGTGCAG GGTTATGATATTAGTTTTCTTATAACAAACTATCATTGCGAGGATATGCACAAGCATAAACTAATAGATTTCATTGTGCAATTTATGGAg GACATTGACAAGGAAATCAGTGAGTTGAAACTATCAGTAAACACACGAGGACGTCTGGTGGCAACAGAGTTTCTGAAGCAATTCATTTGA